A part of Arachis hypogaea cultivar Tifrunner chromosome 12, arahy.Tifrunner.gnm2.J5K5, whole genome shotgun sequence genomic DNA contains:
- the LOC112729587 gene encoding glucose-6-phosphate 1-dehydrogenase, cytoplasmic isoform-like, with translation MERPVSLNPEHIRDERVKVLESVVPISDDEVVLGQYEGCRDDPIVPDESNTPTFASVILRIHNERWEGVPFILKAGKALNSRKTEIRVQFKDVPHEIFQKFSGTVRSIEEMGFVSAYKPLETTYMKLMVYDRLRFDDSLYLQARIRGDQQQFVRRDELEASWKIFTPLLHRIDRGEFKPLPYEAYGRGPKEADELLRKAGYVETPIVVWLEECKFYMADKYGYRGLLLRWASISFHRRKSGEKLSMLEHLHAKPMEVCKNHNYRESQPH, from the exons ATGGAAAGGCCTGTTTCTCTCAATCCTGAGCACATTCGAGATGAGAGAGTGAAG GTTCTTGAATCAGTAGTACCTATTAGCGACGATGAGGTTGTTCTTGGACAATATGAAGGCTGTAGAGATGACCCAATCGTACCTGATGAGTCGAACACTCCAACTTTTGCATCTGTTATTCTGCGCATACACAACGAAAGATGGGAAG GTGTTCCTTTCATACTAAAAGCAGGGAAGGCCCTAAATTCTAGAAAAACAGAGATACGAGTTCAATTCAAGGATGTTCCTCATGAAATTTTCCAGAAATTTTCTGGTACC GTCAGAAGCATCGAAGAAATGGGTTTCGTATCTGCCTACAAGCCTTTAGAAACTACTTACATGAAGCTTATGGTATATGATCGCCTACGTTTCGACGATTCTCTATATT TACAAGCTAG GATTAGAGGCGATCAGCAACAATTCGTTCGTAGAGATGAATTGGAG GCATCGTGGAAGATCTTCACCCCGTTATTGCACAGAATTGATAGAGGGGAGTTCAAGCCACTCCCTTATGAGGCATACGGTAGAGGCCCGAAAGAGGCCGATGAATTGCTGCGAAAAGCGGGCTATGTTGAAACACCCATTGTT GTATGGTTAGAGGAGTGCAAGTTCTACATGGCTGACAAGTATGGTTATAGGGGCCTGTTGCTCCGCTGGGCCAGCATTTCATTCCACCGCAGAAAATCTGGCGAAAAGTTAAGCATGCTTGAACATCTTCATGCTAAGCCAATGGAAGTATGCAAGAACCACAATTATAGGGAGAGTCAACCGCACTAA